The following proteins are encoded in a genomic region of Neospora caninum Liverpool complete genome, chromosome XI:
- a CDS encoding Ubiquitin carrier protein, related, whose protein sequence is MSSHARKRLIRDFRKLQTDPPHGVNGAPVGNDIMKWNAVIFGPEDTPWEGGTFQLEMIFSNEYPNRPPLVRFLSKLFHPNVYNDGNICLDILQTQWSPIYDISAILTSIQSLLSDPNPSSPANQEAARLYAENRREYNRRVQQCVNESWAAVPSEPSSETAQQSPAVTTSHAPPPPDGPAPAQSGATEGRSGSVNGASDQRHAEPTPTIGDSGVEAPSAPPPPADSTA, encoded by the exons ATGTCGAGCCACGCG aggaaacgctTGATTCGTGATTTCCGCAAACTGCAGACTGATCCTCCTCATGGCGTCAACGGCGCGCCAGTCGGCAACGATATCATGAAGTGGAACGCCGTGATTTTCGGTCCGGAGGACACGCCCTGGGAAGGAG GCACCTTTCAACTGGAAATGATTTTCAGTAACGAGTATCCGAATCGGCCTCCACTAGTGAGGTTTTTGTCGAAACTCTTCCATCCTAACG tATATAATGATGGCAACATCTGCCTTGATATTCTTCAAACTCAATGGAGTCCGATATACGACATTTCCGCTATTCTGACGTCAATTCAG TCGTTGTTGAGTGATCCAAATCCGAGCAGCCCTGCTAACCAAGAGGCAGCTCGTCTGTATGCGGAGAACCGTCGCGAATACAATCGTCGTGTTCAACAGTGTGTAAACGAGTCGTGGGCGGCGGTCCCCAGTGAGCCGTccagcgagacggcgcaACAGTCCCCCGCTGTCACCACAAGTCACGCTCCTCCGCCACCTGATGGTCCTGCGCCTGCACAGAGTGGGGCCACAGAGGGGCGCTCTGGGTCTGTAAATGGCGCGTCGGATCAGCGGCATGCTGAACCTACTCCAACAATAGGAGACTCCGGCGTGGAAGCACCGTCggctccgccgcctcctgccGATTCGACTGCATGA